In Bacteroides coprosuis DSM 18011, the following are encoded in one genomic region:
- a CDS encoding major facilitator superfamily MFS_1 (COGs: COG2814 Arabinose efflux permease~InterPro IPR011701~KEGG: bvu:BVU_2502 putative permease~PFAM: Major facilitator superfamily MFS-1~SPTR: Putative uncharacterized protein;~IMG reference gene:2504108032~PFAM: Major Facilitator Superfamily) — translation MLPQLKENQGISSGLLWLITLTTAFSVANLYYSQPLLGMIQKELGISAVLTNTISIVSQAGYALGLFFIVPLGDMLKRRNIILSNFGVITLSLLIIGIAPNIHTLLIASFITGLCSVTPQLFLPLVSQYSTPATKGKHVGIVVSGLLTGILSSRVISGFVGELFGWRSMYFIAACIMALCFIMLYAFFPTILPSFKGKYKDLMKSLVTIIKEEPKLRFAAVKSGLAFGSFLSLWAMLAFKMAQAPFYAGGTVVGLLGLCGVAGALAASFLGRYVDKIGLYRINFMGSCLMLLAWFGLYFLQNYYAGIILGIIVLDIGMQCIQLGNQTSIFTLRPQAVNRVNTIFMTTYFIGGATGTTLTGIAWGYLEWKGVVLTGSTLIFISFLINTFQWHYKK, via the coding sequence ATGCTCCCTCAACTCAAAGAAAACCAAGGGATCTCTTCAGGATTACTTTGGCTCATTACTCTAACTACAGCATTCTCCGTAGCCAATCTTTATTATAGCCAACCACTACTAGGTATGATTCAAAAGGAGTTAGGAATATCGGCTGTACTTACAAACACTATATCTATTGTATCACAAGCAGGTTATGCTCTTGGACTCTTTTTCATTGTTCCTTTAGGCGATATGCTCAAAAGAAGAAATATTATACTGAGCAATTTTGGAGTTATTACCCTATCTCTTCTAATTATAGGCATTGCTCCCAATATTCATACCCTATTAATAGCCTCTTTCATAACTGGTCTATGTTCTGTTACACCTCAGTTGTTCTTACCCCTTGTTTCTCAGTATTCTACCCCTGCAACAAAAGGAAAACATGTTGGTATAGTAGTATCGGGATTACTAACTGGTATTTTATCCTCTCGTGTGATAAGTGGTTTTGTAGGTGAGCTTTTCGGTTGGAGATCTATGTACTTCATTGCTGCTTGTATCATGGCGCTTTGCTTTATAATGCTTTACGCATTCTTTCCTACCATTCTGCCCTCTTTTAAGGGGAAATATAAAGATTTAATGAAATCGTTGGTTACCATAATAAAAGAAGAACCTAAACTAAGATTTGCAGCAGTCAAATCAGGTTTAGCCTTTGGATCATTTCTTTCTTTATGGGCTATGTTAGCCTTTAAAATGGCACAAGCTCCTTTTTATGCAGGAGGAACAGTTGTAGGTTTACTTGGATTATGTGGGGTGGCCGGAGCATTGGCTGCTTCTTTTTTAGGCAGATATGTAGATAAAATAGGACTTTATCGAATTAATTTTATGGGTAGCTGCCTGATGCTTCTTGCTTGGTTTGGATTATATTTTTTACAGAATTACTATGCGGGAATCATTTTGGGGATTATAGTACTCGATATAGGTATGCAATGTATCCAACTAGGCAACCAAACTAGTATATTCACCCTTCGTCCACAAGCTGTCAATAGGGTTAATACTATATTTATGACAACCTATTTTATAGGTGGAGCTACGGGAACCACCTTAACAGGGATAGCATGGGGCTATTTAGAGTGGAAAGGGGTTGTGCTAACTGGATCAACTCTTATATTCATCTCTTTTCTTATTAACACTTTTCAGTGGCATTATAAAAAATAA
- a CDS encoding Methyltransferase type 12 (InterPro IPR013217~KEGG: dps:DP2366 hypothetical protein~PFAM: Methyltransferase type 12~SPTR: Putative uncharacterized protein;~IMG reference gene:2504108033~PFAM: Methyltransferase domain), with protein sequence MNKQTFDQYAEKYDSWFLENKNVLYSEVKLIAKVLENSGEIFSVGCGSGLFEKILRDEFNINVKYGLEPSTDMAGIAQKRGLEIEINTAEKATYQGKKYDTIIYNGSPSYIKDLDQALKRSFDALKPGGKIILVDVPKESSYGMMYNLAYSVGSWNHELTEGVYPRNPYPIELVKGANWRTTSEKIEALTQAGFINLQSAQTLTKHPVYSDNSIEEPIEGYDCGDYVAVYGFKKE encoded by the coding sequence ATGAATAAACAAACATTCGACCAATATGCAGAGAAGTATGATTCTTGGTTTTTAGAAAATAAAAATGTCCTTTACTCTGAAGTGAAGTTAATAGCAAAAGTATTAGAAAATAGTGGTGAAATCTTTTCTGTAGGCTGTGGAAGTGGTCTTTTTGAGAAAATTTTAAGAGACGAATTTAATATTAACGTCAAATACGGTTTAGAACCTTCAACAGACATGGCAGGTATTGCACAGAAAAGAGGTCTAGAAATTGAGATAAACACTGCTGAAAAAGCGACCTATCAAGGCAAAAAATACGATACGATCATCTATAATGGATCGCCAAGCTATATAAAAGATTTGGATCAAGCATTAAAAAGAAGTTTTGATGCTTTAAAACCTGGTGGGAAAATTATCTTAGTAGATGTTCCTAAAGAAAGTTCATACGGTATGATGTATAATTTAGCATATAGCGTTGGTAGTTGGAATCATGAACTAACAGAAGGGGTATATCCCAGAAATCCCTATCCCATTGAATTAGTAAAAGGAGCAAACTGGAGAACAACTTCTGAAAAAATTGAAGCTCTAACCCAAGCAGGTTTCATTAACTTACAAAGTGCTCAAACTTTAACAAAACACCCCGTATATTCTGATAATAGCATTGAAGAACCTATCGAGGGTTATGATTGTGGAGATTATGTAGCCGTTTACGGATTTAAAAAAGAGTAG
- a CDS encoding sulfatase (COGs: COG1368 Phosphoglycerol transferase and related protein alkaline phosphatase superfamily~InterPro IPR000917~KEGG: fjo:Fjoh_5023 sulfatase~PFAM: Sulfatase~SPTR: Sulfatase;~manually curated~IMG reference gene:2504108035~PFAM: Sulfatase) — protein sequence MKNNKVSYLRPLFLFFMIGLIVLTISRLAIFTLYKDRLIEVDGYMQMFILGLRIDVILMSYLSFIPALLLTFMPSSKRWYTTRILGTYCGVLLFLVFFMELVTPEFIDQYDTRPNKLFLEYLIYPKEVFTMLIKARPLTIVAMAVVLGVVIWLIKKSVVFVFYVEESTWKIRYLLFPLVGFLLFWGARGSLTSRRPMNASNSVFSNDQLANVMGTNSLYTLAFSAYSLKNEIDPSKLYGKMEFDEALERVRKYMMVGGSEFISSDIPLLHTQKSDTILERPYNLVIFLQESLGAEYVGCLDGLPLTPNLDNLAKEGVLFKHLYSTGTRSVRGIEAVTTGFLPSPSESVVKLPNSQDGFFTLANLLKPYGYQTSFIYGGMANFDNMASFFSGNGFDDILDETSFKDDGNAYALKSTWGYSDEDLVLKANTYFKSLGDKPFFSLMFSSSNHEPFEFPADRIDLYELPQATVHNAMKYADFAIGKFFDMAKKEDYYKNTVFVIIADHNTRTYGNHLVPVDKFHIPALVIAPGLEASEYEKLCSQIDIPVTLLGLLGQDFNHPMPGRDLLTLPDSVPGRAIMQFHDINAFRVEEDMIIMQPNREPLQFKLGSDIEHTPVELNEDFARDALAHVLLANMLYKERKYTLPGLVK from the coding sequence ATGAAAAATAATAAAGTTTCGTATTTAAGACCTCTTTTTCTCTTTTTTATGATTGGTCTAATAGTGCTAACGATAAGTCGATTAGCAATATTTACTCTTTACAAAGACAGACTCATAGAAGTCGATGGATATATGCAAATGTTTATATTAGGTTTGCGTATAGATGTGATTTTAATGAGTTATTTGTCATTTATTCCTGCCTTGTTACTTACGTTCATGCCTTCCTCTAAGCGTTGGTATACTACCCGTATCTTAGGCACATACTGTGGAGTTCTTCTTTTTCTGGTATTTTTTATGGAGTTGGTAACTCCTGAGTTTATAGACCAGTATGATACTCGGCCAAACAAACTCTTTTTAGAATATCTAATCTATCCTAAAGAGGTTTTTACTATGCTGATCAAGGCAAGACCTCTTACCATTGTAGCGATGGCTGTAGTTTTAGGTGTTGTTATTTGGTTGATAAAAAAATCAGTGGTTTTTGTTTTTTATGTAGAAGAAAGTACTTGGAAGATTCGTTATCTTCTTTTCCCATTAGTAGGATTCCTTCTATTTTGGGGTGCACGGGGCAGTTTAACATCTAGAAGACCTATGAATGCTAGTAATTCTGTGTTTAGTAATGATCAATTAGCTAATGTTATGGGTACAAACTCTCTTTATACATTAGCCTTTTCAGCCTATTCCCTAAAAAATGAAATTGATCCATCTAAGCTTTATGGGAAAATGGAGTTTGATGAAGCTCTAGAGAGAGTGAGAAAATATATGATGGTAGGTGGCTCTGAGTTTATTTCAAGTGATATACCCTTATTGCATACTCAAAAGAGTGATACGATACTTGAAAGACCTTACAATTTAGTAATTTTCCTCCAAGAGAGTTTGGGAGCTGAATATGTAGGTTGTTTAGATGGTTTACCTTTGACTCCTAATCTAGATAACTTAGCAAAAGAAGGAGTTCTTTTCAAACATCTATATTCAACAGGAACTCGTAGTGTGAGAGGTATTGAGGCGGTTACAACTGGCTTTTTGCCATCTCCATCCGAAAGTGTGGTTAAGTTGCCCAACTCTCAAGATGGCTTTTTTACACTGGCTAACTTATTGAAACCTTATGGTTATCAGACTAGTTTTATTTATGGAGGTATGGCTAATTTTGATAATATGGCCTCTTTTTTTAGTGGAAATGGATTTGATGATATCTTAGATGAAACCTCATTTAAAGATGATGGCAATGCGTATGCATTAAAAAGTACATGGGGTTATTCTGATGAAGATTTAGTCTTAAAAGCTAATACGTATTTCAAGTCTTTAGGAGATAAACCGTTCTTCTCCTTAATGTTTTCTAGCTCAAATCATGAACCGTTTGAGTTTCCTGCAGATAGAATTGATTTATATGAGCTACCTCAGGCGACCGTACATAATGCAATGAAGTATGCTGATTTTGCTATCGGTAAATTCTTTGATATGGCTAAGAAGGAAGATTATTATAAAAATACTGTTTTTGTTATTATTGCAGATCACAATACACGTACTTATGGAAATCATTTAGTACCTGTTGATAAATTCCATATTCCTGCTCTAGTAATAGCTCCGGGATTAGAAGCCTCTGAGTATGAAAAGCTTTGTAGTCAAATTGATATACCTGTAACTCTATTGGGCTTGTTGGGACAGGATTTTAACCATCCTATGCCAGGAAGAGACTTATTGACTCTACCCGATAGTGTTCCTGGACGAGCTATTATGCAATTTCATGATATTAATGCTTTTAGAGTAGAAGAAGATATGATCATTATGCAACCCAATCGTGAGCCTTTACAATTTAAATTGGGTAGTGATATAGAGCATACTCCCGTAGAATTAAATGAGGATTTTGCTAGAGATGCTCTAGCTCATGTACTTTTAGCAAACATGTTGTACAAGGAAAGGAAATACACTTTACCTGGTTTGGTAAAATAA
- a CDS encoding Fructose-1,6-bisphosphatase class 3 (COGs: COG3855 conserved hypothetical protein~HAMAP: Fructose-1,6-bisphosphatase, Bacillus type~InterPro IPR009164~KEGG: bfs:BF1884 hypothetical protein~PFAM: Fructose-1,6-bisphosphatase, Bacillus type~PRIAM: Fructose-bisphosphatase~SPTR: Putative uncharacterized protein;~IMG reference gene:2504108037~PFAM: Firmicute fructose-1,6-bisphosphatase), whose amino-acid sequence MTTHTTESIVGDLRYLKLLSRSFPTIAEASTEIINLEAILNLPKGTEHFLTDIHGEYEAFQHVLKNASGSVKRKVNELFGNTLRETEKKDLCTLIYYPEEKLEIVKAIEDDIDDWYLITMNQLVEVCRTVSSKYTRSKVRKALPDEFSYIIQELLHENTTEPNQNKLEYVNGIFNSIVSTRRADAFIIAMSNLIQRLIIDSLHIVGDIYDRGPGAHIIMDTLCNYHNFDIQWGNHDIIWMGAACGNRSCMANVIRICMRYANLNTLEDGYGINLLPLATFAMDVYGDDPCNIFTPRVKFADEPYDKKTVHRIAQMQKAISIIQFKLEAEIINRHPEYKMNDRNLLHLIDFEKGVLKYDGKEYKMLDMNFPTIDPKDPYKLSAEEADLMNKIYASFMNSEKLHKHMRCMYANGSMYKVANGNLLYHASIPLAENGSFKEVTVGKHKYAGKAFLDRIDQLVRTAYFADDSDEEKLFAQDYMWYLWCGKDAPTFDKSKMATFERYFVAEKELHKEEKGHYYKLRDSVETCDMILKEFGIEAAHAHIINGHVPVKTKKGEEPTKAGGKLLVIDGGFSRAYQPETGIAGYTLVFNSRGMQLVQHEPFESRQKAIEEGIDIKSTSFLVEMNTKRMMVRDTDIGKELKTQIKDLEKLLVAYRSGLIKQKPRKYPKLTFK is encoded by the coding sequence ATGACTACACATACAACTGAAAGCATAGTTGGCGATTTACGCTACTTGAAACTTTTGTCGCGTAGTTTCCCTACAATTGCAGAAGCAAGTACAGAGATTATTAATTTGGAAGCCATTCTAAATCTTCCAAAAGGTACTGAGCACTTTTTAACTGATATTCATGGCGAATACGAAGCTTTTCAACATGTCTTAAAAAATGCTTCAGGTTCTGTCAAAAGAAAAGTAAATGAGCTATTTGGAAACACTCTTCGTGAAACTGAAAAGAAAGATTTGTGTACTCTCATTTATTATCCTGAGGAAAAACTAGAAATAGTAAAAGCTATTGAAGATGATATTGATGATTGGTATCTCATTACTATGAATCAATTGGTAGAAGTTTGTAGAACAGTATCTTCAAAATATACTCGTTCAAAAGTAAGAAAAGCTCTTCCTGATGAATTCTCTTATATTATTCAAGAGTTACTTCACGAAAATACTACTGAACCCAACCAAAACAAATTGGAGTATGTAAATGGTATTTTTAACTCTATCGTTTCCACACGTCGTGCTGATGCTTTTATAATAGCTATGTCTAATCTTATTCAAAGATTAATTATAGACTCATTGCATATTGTTGGAGATATCTATGATAGAGGTCCAGGTGCTCACATTATAATGGATACCTTATGTAATTATCATAATTTTGATATTCAGTGGGGTAACCATGATATTATTTGGATGGGGGCAGCTTGTGGTAATCGAAGTTGCATGGCAAATGTTATTCGAATTTGTATGCGTTATGCCAATTTGAATACTCTTGAAGATGGATATGGTATCAATTTGTTACCATTAGCTACTTTTGCTATGGATGTTTATGGAGATGATCCTTGTAACATCTTTACCCCAAGAGTGAAATTTGCTGATGAACCTTATGATAAAAAGACTGTACATCGTATTGCTCAAATGCAAAAGGCAATTTCTATCATTCAATTTAAATTAGAAGCCGAAATCATAAATAGACATCCCGAATATAAGATGAATGATAGAAATCTACTACATCTTATTGATTTTGAAAAGGGTGTGTTAAAGTATGATGGCAAAGAGTATAAGATGTTGGATATGAATTTTCCAACGATTGATCCCAAAGATCCTTATAAACTTAGTGCAGAGGAAGCTGATTTGATGAATAAGATATATGCTTCATTTATGAATAGCGAAAAACTTCACAAACATATGAGATGTATGTATGCTAATGGTAGTATGTATAAGGTAGCTAATGGAAATCTACTTTATCATGCTTCTATCCCGTTGGCTGAAAATGGAAGTTTCAAAGAAGTAACTGTTGGAAAGCACAAATATGCTGGTAAGGCATTTTTAGATAGAATTGATCAATTGGTTCGTACAGCCTACTTCGCTGATGATTCAGATGAAGAAAAATTGTTTGCTCAAGATTATATGTGGTATCTATGGTGTGGTAAAGACGCACCAACTTTTGATAAGAGTAAGATGGCTACCTTTGAGCGTTATTTTGTAGCAGAGAAAGAGCTGCATAAAGAAGAAAAAGGTCATTACTATAAGTTGAGAGATAGCGTAGAAACCTGTGATATGATATTAAAGGAGTTTGGTATTGAGGCTGCTCATGCACATATTATCAATGGACATGTACCTGTTAAGACCAAAAAGGGAGAAGAACCAACAAAGGCTGGAGGTAAGTTACTTGTCATTGATGGTGGTTTCTCTAGAGCATATCAGCCAGAAACTGGAATTGCTGGCTATACCTTGGTATTTAACTCTAGGGGAATGCAGTTGGTACAACACGAGCCTTTTGAATCTCGTCAAAAAGCAATAGAGGAAGGTATTGATATTAAATCTACATCTTTCCTTGTTGAAATGAATACAAAGCGTATGATGGTAAGAGATACTGATATAGGTAAGGAATTAAAAACTCAGATCAAAGATCTCGAAAAGCTATTAGTAGCCTATCGTTCAGGATTGATTAAGCAAAAACCAAGAAAATATCCCAAACTGACGTTCAAGTAA
- a CDS encoding transcriptional activator, TenA family (COGs: COG0819 Putative transcription activator~InterPro IPR004305~KEGG: zpr:ZPR_1973 putative transcriptional activator (TenA family protein)~PFAM: TENA/THI-4 protein/Coenzyme PQQ biosynthesis protein C~SPTR: Putative transcriptional activator (TenA family protein);~IMG reference gene:2504108034~PFAM: TENA/THI-4/PQQC family) → MTWTDQAWNSIQPIFKKTISHPFIQELMNGNLPLEKFNFYIQQDSIYLSSYGKLLTRLASKFKDPEHSRAFIHIAGENMDQEKELHKSFIKEIELDIEPSPACELYTSYLLKHLAVSPVEVALAAVMPCFVIYQKVGSYIYKHQVKGTNPYQAWIDTYAGSEHVESVITATRICDEIAKSCTIEQQEAMLNAYKTSSRIEHMFWDSAYHLEKWIV, encoded by the coding sequence ATGACGTGGACAGATCAAGCATGGAATAGTATTCAACCCATTTTTAAAAAGACTATTAGCCACCCTTTTATTCAAGAATTGATGAATGGAAACTTACCTCTGGAAAAATTTAATTTTTATATTCAGCAAGATTCTATTTACCTCTCCAGTTATGGGAAACTCTTAACAAGACTAGCAAGCAAGTTTAAAGATCCTGAACATAGCAGGGCTTTTATACATATCGCAGGAGAAAACATGGATCAAGAAAAAGAATTACACAAATCTTTTATTAAAGAAATTGAATTGGATATTGAGCCTAGTCCGGCATGTGAGTTATACACTTCTTATTTATTAAAACATCTTGCTGTATCACCTGTAGAAGTAGCTTTAGCAGCAGTAATGCCTTGTTTTGTGATTTATCAAAAAGTAGGAAGCTACATCTACAAACACCAAGTGAAAGGGACTAACCCCTACCAAGCATGGATAGATACTTATGCGGGTTCAGAACACGTAGAGTCAGTCATTACCGCAACAAGAATATGTGATGAAATTGCAAAAAGCTGTACAATAGAACAACAAGAAGCAATGTTAAATGCCTATAAAACATCATCTAGAATAGAACATATGTTTTGGGATAGTGCCTACCACTTAGAAAAATGGATTGTGTAA
- a CDS encoding putative lipoprotein (InterPro IPR011871~KEGG: bfs:BF3314 putative lipoprotein~SPTR: Putative uncharacterized protein;~IMG reference gene:2504108036~PFAM: Fibrobacter succinogenes major domain (Fib_succ_major)~TIGRFAM: Fibrobacter succinogenes major paralogous domain), protein MNKNIFQKASMLFAGIIISLFLNSCYNKIEEELVDSEIPIHIKTNIIPIQTRMDNNQFEDKDVIGVFLTTSKNKQKDYYLSNIPFNYKSSTFTSKSVIYYPKTQESCCIYGYYPFDINVLDKESGLFHVKVESEQNNKAKLNLSDFLTATTKDVYADVKPLNLNFKHRNTKLRISLEPSEGYTADDLLKTMPKVTLHHMPTNALYDIEDDKFSEHTNFQPIKPLIEWKNEANKVTGAEVILLPDFIFTEDQYISLEAENIIYTCKIPKDLLLKSGTINSLLIHYNPTKGIEIGQTNPLISDWDEGINKETTANESSKAISISSLLFEKSNICNLVNSKGVIRAEVCKEFLNSPNLTTQAIVLYPVKENKPQLDKGILLKRLGEDSYLDGGSINWNLSENTFTYTATDQVIQYYLFIAEDGSISFEEPQNAEFIHIEEALLKDNRKDEHQTYPIVKIGTQYWMQKELNTIYKNDGTPLAFQKDELTINAGFSTFSEAPGYKFYNVAALESEQIAPKGWKIPEVKDVSKLSEYINNKVDYLKGCSCCMKEQLYNCSYFSAPKTGVYKNLFITGSTTYWCYDKNDTNKYRIYVLQHLDNRKEPEIKEQDKTVLSTIRCLKN, encoded by the coding sequence ATGAATAAAAACATTTTTCAAAAAGCATCAATGCTTTTTGCAGGGATCATTATATCCTTGTTTTTAAACTCTTGCTATAACAAGATTGAAGAAGAATTAGTTGATAGCGAAATTCCTATACACATTAAAACGAATATTATACCTATCCAAACACGGATGGATAATAATCAGTTTGAGGATAAGGATGTCATTGGAGTTTTTCTAACCACTTCAAAAAACAAACAGAAAGACTACTATCTATCTAATATTCCATTCAACTATAAATCATCAACCTTTACTAGTAAATCAGTCATTTACTATCCCAAAACGCAAGAATCTTGTTGTATATATGGATACTACCCTTTCGACATAAATGTACTCGACAAAGAGTCTGGATTATTTCATGTAAAAGTAGAGTCTGAACAAAATAATAAAGCGAAATTAAATTTATCAGATTTTTTAACAGCCACAACAAAAGATGTATATGCAGATGTCAAACCTTTAAATCTAAATTTCAAGCATAGAAACACAAAACTTAGAATAAGTCTTGAACCTTCTGAAGGATATACTGCAGATGACTTATTGAAAACGATGCCAAAAGTAACATTGCATCATATGCCAACTAATGCACTCTACGATATTGAAGATGACAAATTTAGTGAACACACTAATTTTCAACCAATCAAACCTTTAATAGAGTGGAAAAACGAAGCTAACAAAGTAACTGGTGCAGAAGTTATATTACTACCTGATTTTATATTTACAGAAGACCAATACATATCTTTAGAAGCTGAAAATATTATTTACACTTGTAAAATACCTAAAGATTTACTTTTAAAAAGTGGAACAATTAATAGTTTACTGATTCATTATAACCCAACAAAAGGCATAGAAATAGGACAAACTAATCCACTTATTTCAGATTGGGACGAAGGTATCAACAAAGAAACAACTGCCAACGAAAGTAGTAAAGCGATCTCAATAAGCTCTCTATTGTTTGAAAAATCGAATATTTGCAATCTCGTAAATAGCAAAGGAGTGATTAGAGCTGAAGTTTGTAAAGAATTTCTTAACAGTCCAAATCTTACTACTCAAGCTATTGTTCTTTACCCTGTAAAAGAAAATAAACCTCAATTAGATAAAGGTATTCTTTTAAAAAGATTGGGGGAAGACTCATATCTTGATGGCGGAAGTATAAATTGGAACTTAAGTGAAAACACATTTACTTATACGGCTACAGACCAAGTAATTCAGTATTATTTATTCATAGCTGAAGATGGATCAATATCCTTTGAAGAACCTCAAAATGCAGAATTTATTCATATAGAAGAAGCACTCTTGAAAGATAACAGAAAGGATGAACACCAAACTTATCCTATAGTTAAAATAGGAACACAGTATTGGATGCAAAAAGAGCTAAATACTATTTATAAAAATGATGGTACCCCACTCGCATTTCAAAAAGATGAACTAACAATAAATGCAGGATTCTCAACCTTTTCAGAAGCTCCAGGATATAAGTTTTACAATGTTGCAGCACTAGAATCGGAACAGATAGCGCCAAAAGGCTGGAAAATCCCTGAAGTAAAAGATGTAAGCAAATTATCAGAATACATAAATAATAAAGTTGATTATCTCAAGGGTTGCTCTTGCTGTATGAAAGAGCAATTATACAATTGTAGTTATTTCTCTGCACCCAAGACAGGTGTTTATAAAAACTTATTTATTACGGGTTCAACAACCTATTGGTGTTATGATAAAAATGATACAAATAAATACAGAATATATGTACTCCAACACCTGGATAATAGAAAAGAACCCGAGATTAAAGAACAAGATAAAACAGTCCTTTCAACTATTCGATGTCTGAAAAATTAA